The following are encoded together in the Arcobacter aquimarinus genome:
- a CDS encoding phosphoribosyltransferase, translated as MNPDSIYFKNREVAAYRLIDALPIDNMKLEEWIVIASSYGGFEIAKIVAKALNGKYDIMFSGKIYAPNNEDCEIAVVTEREEVLIHEELVKSFDISLDYVYSKSKYVLEESITEQVNRFRQGEKIEKLEDKNVLIVDEGINTGLTMMACIKTAINLKAKSISVATPILPTASIPTIESIADDLYFVKKLDHFVEIDFYYDSLEELSFEDIEKIKKGL; from the coding sequence AATAGAGAAGTTGCAGCATATAGATTAATTGATGCATTACCAATAGATAATATGAAACTAGAAGAATGGATTGTAATTGCAAGTTCTTATGGTGGATTTGAAATAGCAAAAATTGTTGCAAAAGCATTAAATGGTAAATATGATATTATGTTTTCAGGAAAAATTTATGCACCAAATAACGAAGATTGCGAAATTGCAGTTGTTACAGAAAGAGAAGAAGTTTTAATACATGAGGAGTTAGTAAAATCATTTGATATAAGTTTAGATTATGTTTATTCAAAATCTAAATATGTTTTAGAAGAATCTATCACAGAACAAGTTAATAGATTTAGGCAAGGTGAGAAAATTGAAAAATTAGAAGATAAAAATGTTTTAATAGTTGATGAGGGTATTAATACAGGTCTTACGATGATGGCTTGTATTAAAACTGCTATCAACTTAAAAGCAAAATCTATTTCAGTAGCAACTCCAATTTTACCAACAGCAAGTATTCCAACTATAGAATCAATTGCAGATGATTTATATTTTGTAAAAAAATTGGATCATTTTGTAGAGATTGATTTTTATTATGATAGTTTAGAAGAACTTAGCTTTGAAGATATAGAAAAAATAAAAAAAGGATTATAA
- a CDS encoding polyribonucleotide nucleotidyltransferase encodes MSIVCEFDLNGKQEIFEFNKVAKQANGAVLAKIGNAVVLATVVSEFDNPVSEDFTPLTVQYIEKTYAAAKLPGGFIKREGKPSDFETLTSRVIDRSLRPLFPKGYVYPTTITVMVLSADKDVDLQTLSLNAANAALYTSNLPIKKSVCGVRVGRIENNYVINPTPEQIANSTLDLYVAGSKDELLMIEMKTISSSELIEVDIEAFTKVHNANEMNEDTLVEAITFAQNALKEANLTYEKAFEEVSKEKVQVELIKFTIEESVINYVRDNFSNEIKEAIKKLAKSERATQLKDVAKMIASNEYCTTNELEFNTIYEAVSIVKREIVRKMIVNDKVRADGRGLKDVRPISIETNILPSTHSSCLFTRGETQALVIGTIAGPKDGQMYEVLTDKSTSMERFMVHYNFPGFSVGEAKPMFGIGRRELGHGNLAKKALETTIDDDYNETVRLVSEILESNGSSSMATVCGGSLALKAAGVPISNLVAGVAMGMVVENDKYSILTDIMGLEDHDGDMDFKVAGTNKGITALQMDIKLGGIELSVLKEALLQAKEGRDHILGLMEEAAKDIVPSGALPLVEQFIIDPSKFMVIIGKAGATIKEIIERFTVSIDLDRDNGIVKVSGDNKQNIMDACEHIKTISNNASPRKETKNIDFEKLYQVDEIVTGKVERVVDFGAFILLPKGGEGLLHISKISKERVNNVSDILSVGQDIEVKVLKVKKDRIELSSN; translated from the coding sequence ATGTCAATAGTTTGTGAATTTGATTTAAATGGAAAACAAGAAATTTTTGAATTTAATAAAGTTGCTAAACAAGCAAATGGAGCTGTTTTAGCAAAAATAGGAAATGCTGTAGTTTTGGCTACTGTTGTAAGTGAATTTGATAATCCTGTTAGTGAAGATTTTACACCTTTAACTGTTCAATATATAGAAAAGACTTATGCAGCAGCTAAATTACCTGGTGGATTTATAAAAAGAGAAGGAAAACCAAGTGATTTTGAAACTTTAACATCAAGAGTAATAGATAGAAGTTTAAGACCTCTTTTTCCAAAAGGTTACGTATATCCTACAACTATTACAGTTATGGTTTTAAGTGCAGATAAAGATGTTGATTTACAAACATTATCATTAAATGCTGCAAATGCTGCTTTATACACATCAAATTTACCAATCAAGAAATCTGTTTGTGGTGTGAGAGTTGGAAGAATTGAAAATAATTATGTAATCAATCCAACACCAGAACAAATAGCTAATTCTACTTTAGATTTATATGTTGCTGGATCTAAAGATGAATTATTAATGATAGAAATGAAGACTATATCTTCTAGTGAGTTAATTGAAGTTGATATTGAAGCTTTTACAAAAGTTCATAATGCAAATGAAATGAATGAAGATACATTAGTTGAAGCAATTACTTTTGCTCAAAATGCATTAAAAGAAGCAAATTTAACTTATGAAAAAGCTTTTGAAGAAGTTTCAAAAGAAAAAGTTCAAGTTGAATTAATTAAATTTACTATTGAAGAGTCTGTAATAAATTATGTTAGAGATAATTTTTCAAATGAAATAAAAGAAGCTATAAAAAAACTTGCAAAAAGTGAAAGAGCTACTCAATTAAAAGATGTTGCAAAAATGATAGCTTCAAATGAATATTGTACAACTAATGAATTAGAATTTAATACAATTTATGAAGCAGTTTCAATTGTAAAAAGAGAAATTGTAAGAAAAATGATAGTAAATGATAAAGTAAGAGCAGATGGAAGAGGTTTAAAAGATGTTAGACCAATTTCTATTGAAACAAATATTTTACCATCAACTCACTCTTCTTGTTTATTCACAAGAGGTGAAACACAAGCATTAGTTATAGGAACTATTGCAGGACCAAAAGATGGACAAATGTATGAAGTATTAACTGATAAATCAACTTCTATGGAAAGATTTATGGTTCATTATAACTTTCCAGGTTTCTCTGTTGGTGAAGCTAAACCTATGTTTGGAATAGGAAGACGTGAATTAGGACATGGTAATTTAGCTAAAAAAGCCCTTGAAACTACTATTGATGATGATTACAATGAAACAGTAAGATTAGTTTCTGAAATTTTAGAATCAAATGGTTCTTCATCAATGGCAACTGTTTGTGGAGGTTCTTTAGCGCTAAAAGCAGCAGGTGTACCTATATCAAATCTTGTAGCTGGTGTTGCAATGGGAATGGTAGTAGAAAATGATAAATATTCTATTTTAACAGATATTATGGGACTTGAAGACCATGATGGAGATATGGATTTTAAAGTTGCAGGAACTAATAAAGGAATTACTGCTTTACAAATGGATATTAAACTTGGTGGAATCGAATTATCAGTTTTAAAAGAAGCATTACTTCAAGCAAAAGAGGGTAGAGATCATATTTTAGGTTTAATGGAAGAAGCTGCTAAAGATATTGTACCAAGTGGTGCATTACCATTAGTTGAGCAATTTATAATAGATCCAAGTAAATTTATGGTTATTATAGGAAAAGCAGGTGCTACAATAAAAGAAATCATAGAAAGATTTACTGTTTCTATTGATCTTGACAGAGATAATGGAATTGTTAAAGTAAGTGGAGATAATAAACAAAATATTATGGATGCTTGTGAACATATAAAAACTATATCTAATAATGCATCACCAAGAAAAGAAACAAAAAATATAGATTTTGAAAAACTTTATCAAGTTGATGAAATAGTTACAGGTAAAGTTGAAAGAGTTGTAGATTTTGGAGCATTTATACTTTTACCAAAAGGTGGAGAAGGATTATTACATATTTCAAAAATTTCTAAAGAAAGAGTAAATAATGTATCAGATATCTTATCTGTTGGTCAAGATATAGAAGTAAAAGTTTTAAAAGTAAAAAAAGACCGAATTGAATTATCTTCAAATTAA
- a CDS encoding response regulator — MAKLLIVDDSTMLRDMLNYALNEGGYTDVTEAVDGVDGLAKAKAADFDLIITDVNMPNMDGLTLIGELRKVPQYSKKPILVLTTERSDEMKAKGKAAGATGWIVKPFVPDQLLKAVNIVLSR; from the coding sequence ATGGCTAAGCTTTTAATAGTGGATGATTCTACAATGCTAAGAGATATGCTCAACTATGCATTAAATGAAGGTGGATATACTGATGTTACTGAAGCTGTAGATGGAGTAGATGGTTTAGCAAAAGCAAAGGCTGCTGATTTTGATTTAATAATAACAGATGTAAATATGCCAAATATGGATGGATTAACATTAATAGGTGAATTAAGAAAAGTACCTCAATATTCAAAGAAACCGATTCTTGTACTTACAACAGAAAGAAGTGATGAAATGAAAGCGAAAGGTAAAGCAGCTGGGGCTACAGGATGGATTGTAAAGCCATTTGTTCCAGACCAGTTGTTAAAAGCAGTTAATATAGTTTTAAGTAGATAA
- a CDS encoding chemotaxis protein CheA, translating to MSFDISKYREMFLEEAAELFESADNVLLEAENNGTLTDEEMGQLFRDVHTLKGSGASVELAFFAEFTHDVENLMDKLRNHKIEFIPEMAETLIDGLDVMKEILELEVSNKLDRETFTSMTSALLDEIRAYSSGNVVKKEELKVETKKEEVKILEEVKEVEKEVLDSDNFGFFDDDLNEQRDNKNKPYGIFADDDIDEAHENIGFYDDDLQTISKNTKDSDFKISSEDKENFGFFDDVPEITPTSIMQTNDIEEENIKNEEKKEVNQVATTEKTPLRKPRETTNNEEDSGKKSVSNNNNSIRVNLDKIDLLMNNVGDLVITNAMLTQFSSTIEESKTRNSVLERLELLERHIRDMQDSIMSIRMVPMDSIYSKFPKVVRDISKKLGKKVEFKHYGDNVEIDKAMIEGLTDPLMHIIRNSLDHGIETPAERELTGKAEVGSISISAEQANGQMIITIEDDGKGINSEKVAQKALEQGQIDENQYNTMTENEKAMLIFGAGVSTADQITDISGRGVGMDVVKTNIHKLGGAIKLDTHIGEGTTITIMLPLTLAILDGLDIRVGNQKYILPLSSIVESLQPTSEMIKKIGDGTQDLLMLREEFIPVVKLHQLFGLEKSFEKLEDGMLIVVKSGNTKVALSIDEFLNQHQVVVKPLDKNFRSVQGIGAATVRGDGSIGLILDVVGIINAQIKIEKDMNAARRAS from the coding sequence ATGTCGTTCGATATTTCTAAATATAGGGAAATGTTTCTTGAAGAAGCTGCAGAACTTTTTGAGTCAGCTGATAATGTTCTTTTAGAAGCTGAAAATAATGGTACTCTAACTGATGAAGAGATGGGTCAACTTTTTAGAGATGTTCATACTTTAAAAGGAAGTGGTGCTTCTGTTGAATTAGCTTTTTTTGCTGAATTTACACATGACGTAGAAAACTTAATGGATAAATTAAGAAATCATAAAATTGAGTTTATCCCTGAAATGGCTGAAACACTAATTGATGGTCTTGATGTGATGAAAGAGATTCTAGAATTAGAAGTATCAAATAAACTTGATAGAGAAACATTTACTAGTATGACTAGTGCCTTATTGGATGAAATTAGAGCTTATTCAAGTGGGAATGTAGTTAAAAAAGAAGAACTAAAAGTTGAAACTAAAAAAGAAGAAGTAAAAATTCTTGAAGAAGTTAAAGAAGTTGAAAAAGAAGTATTAGATAGTGATAACTTTGGTTTCTTTGATGATGATTTAAACGAACAAAGAGATAATAAAAATAAACCTTATGGAATTTTTGCTGATGATGATATTGATGAAGCACATGAAAATATAGGTTTTTATGATGATGATTTACAAACTATTTCAAAAAATACAAAAGATAGTGATTTTAAAATATCTTCAGAAGATAAAGAAAATTTTGGTTTCTTTGACGATGTACCAGAAATTACTCCAACATCTATTATGCAAACAAATGATATAGAAGAAGAGAATATCAAAAATGAAGAAAAAAAGGAAGTTAATCAAGTAGCAACTACAGAAAAAACTCCTTTAAGAAAACCTAGAGAAACAACTAATAATGAAGAAGATAGTGGGAAAAAATCAGTTTCAAACAATAATAATAGCATTAGAGTTAATTTAGATAAAATTGACTTACTAATGAATAATGTTGGAGATTTAGTTATTACAAATGCAATGTTAACTCAATTTTCATCAACAATTGAAGAATCAAAAACAAGAAATTCTGTTTTAGAAAGATTAGAATTACTTGAAAGACATATCAGAGATATGCAAGATTCTATTATGAGTATTAGAATGGTTCCTATGGATTCTATTTATTCAAAATTCCCAAAAGTTGTTAGAGATATTTCTAAAAAATTAGGTAAAAAAGTTGAGTTTAAACATTATGGAGATAATGTTGAAATTGATAAAGCAATGATTGAAGGATTAACAGACCCTTTAATGCATATTATTAGAAATTCTTTAGACCATGGAATAGAAACACCAGCTGAAAGAGAATTAACAGGAAAAGCTGAAGTTGGTTCAATTAGCATTTCAGCAGAACAAGCTAATGGTCAAATGATTATTACCATTGAAGATGATGGTAAAGGTATAAATTCTGAAAAAGTTGCACAAAAAGCTTTAGAACAAGGTCAAATTGATGAAAATCAATATAATACTATGACAGAAAATGAAAAAGCAATGTTAATTTTTGGAGCAGGAGTTTCAACTGCAGATCAAATTACTGATATTTCAGGTCGTGGTGTTGGAATGGACGTTGTTAAAACAAATATCCATAAACTAGGTGGTGCAATTAAACTTGATACCCATATAGGTGAGGGTACAACAATAACTATTATGTTACCTTTAACACTTGCTATTTTGGATGGATTAGATATCAGAGTTGGTAATCAAAAATATATTTTACCTTTAAGTTCAATTGTTGAATCATTACAACCAACATCAGAGATGATTAAGAAAATTGGTGATGGAACACAAGATTTATTAATGCTTAGAGAAGAATTTATTCCTGTTGTTAAACTACATCAATTATTTGGTTTAGAAAAAAGTTTTGAAAAACTAGAAGATGGAATGTTAATAGTTGTAAAATCAGGAAATACAAAAGTAGCTCTTTCTATTGATGAATTTTTAAATCAACATCAAGTGGTTGTAAAACCTTTAGATAAAAATTTTAGAAGTGTTCAAGGAATTGGTGCAGCAACAGTAAGAGGGGATGGAAGTATAGGTTTAATTTTAGATGTAGTTGGAATAATAAATGCACAAATTAAAATTGAAAAAGATATGAATGCAGCAAGAAGGGCTTCTTAA
- a CDS encoding CheR family methyltransferase: MRYTTQDVHDKVKKLLYSLTGITLSDNKDIMISNRIDKLKRNCRYSGDIMDLLISIEQGNYVTEFINSFTTNKTHFFREDFHFVDLKDRVLPSFANSGTKINMYCSASSTGEEPYSMAMTILKAIEDLGRNINASIIATDIDTNVLQYAADGIYRYSKSSKEFPEWIKPQKYFKRRVQKNLAGEEVLIKVNDELKKMITFHVMNLNDSSYPFSQNQFDVIFCRNVLIYFSAEDQNKILKKLFKHLKIGGTLYLGHSENPQDLVHYVKRVGQNIFVKEKEIT; encoded by the coding sequence ATGAGATATACAACTCAGGATGTTCATGACAAAGTAAAAAAGCTTCTTTATTCTTTAACAGGCATTACATTGTCTGATAATAAAGATATTATGATTTCAAATAGAATTGATAAATTAAAGAGAAATTGTAGATATTCAGGCGATATTATGGATTTATTAATCTCAATAGAGCAGGGAAATTATGTAACAGAATTTATTAATTCTTTTACTACAAATAAAACTCATTTTTTTAGAGAAGATTTTCATTTTGTTGATTTAAAAGATAGAGTTCTTCCTTCTTTTGCAAATAGTGGAACTAAAATTAATATGTATTGCTCCGCTTCCTCTACAGGTGAAGAACCTTATTCTATGGCAATGACCATTTTAAAGGCTATAGAGGATTTAGGAAGAAATATTAATGCATCAATAATTGCAACAGATATAGATACAAATGTTTTACAGTATGCAGCTGATGGTATATACAGATACTCTAAATCTTCAAAAGAATTTCCAGAGTGGATAAAACCTCAAAAATATTTTAAAAGAAGAGTTCAAAAAAATCTTGCTGGCGAAGAAGTTTTGATTAAAGTAAATGATGAATTAAAAAAAATGATTACATTTCATGTGATGAATTTAAATGATTCTTCATATCCTTTTTCTCAAAATCAATTTGATGTAATTTTTTGTAGAAATGTATTAATATACTTTTCTGCTGAAGACCAAAATAAAATACTTAAAAAATTATTTAAACATCTAAAAATAGGTGGGACCTTATATTTAGGACATTCAGAGAACCCGCAGGATTTAGTACATTATGTAAAAAGGGTTGGACAAAATATTTTCGTAAAAGAAAAGGAAATAACTTGA
- a CDS encoding chemotaxis protein CheD — MIVIGHKDGSIEKTSSVRFTQKTKGYPTHTVIGGEFAVGSDTEEIAFKTLLGSCVAIMFYDKVKKIKGMNHFLLPKTNNTNDDMKYGLYSVEAMLNEMYKLGCSKANMLAKISGGADIMQINMSSQSIGFRNVEFAKDFCKSEGFKLISEHTRGEHGRLILLANDFETFIKVTQKSETDNKILSEEKTLQQEITKAPVIKEYVGGVDLFGIDTKEVEPQMEIELF; from the coding sequence TTGATAGTAATTGGACATAAAGATGGAAGTATAGAAAAAACTTCATCAGTTAGATTTACACAAAAGACAAAAGGATATCCAACTCATACTGTAATTGGTGGAGAGTTTGCTGTTGGTAGTGATACTGAAGAAATAGCTTTTAAAACTTTACTTGGTTCTTGTGTTGCTATTATGTTTTATGATAAAGTAAAAAAAATAAAAGGGATGAATCATTTTTTGCTTCCTAAAACAAATAATACTAATGATGATATGAAATATGGTTTATATTCTGTTGAAGCCATGCTAAATGAAATGTATAAATTAGGATGCAGTAAAGCTAATATGCTAGCTAAAATATCAGGTGGTGCTGATATTATGCAAATTAATATGTCAAGTCAATCTATAGGTTTTAGAAATGTAGAATTTGCAAAAGATTTTTGTAAATCAGAAGGATTTAAATTAATAAGTGAACATACACGTGGTGAACATGGAAGATTGATTTTATTAGCAAATGATTTTGAAACATTTATTAAAGTTACACAAAAATCTGAAACTGATAATAAAATTCTATCTGAAGAAAAAACACTACAACAAGAGATTACAAAAGCACCTGTTATCAAAGAATATGTTGGTGGAGTGGACTTATTTGGTATTGATACTAAAGAAGTTGAGCCTCAAATGGAAATTGAACTTTTCTAA
- a CDS encoding protein-glutamate methylesterase/protein-glutamine glutaminase translates to MYTVLVIDDSPSMRRIIKDMINSIDEFEVVCVATDAYDAREKIKEYEPDLVTIDINMPKMDGVTFLRNLMRLHPMPAVVISGESVRGNDIFDDGAVGFIPKPETGESMNSFQERIKDTLLNLTFLLKRYTLKKPPALKKNPKSSSNIEFKIHPDEVIPLKAAIFPGMKLIAIGSSTGGVESLLKVFRRLPAGLPPILITQHIPYGFSNSFAHRLNDNSEVIVCEAKDGMILERGHGYLAPGNMHLTIEKYANEYRTKLLDTKKVSQHKPSVDVLFRSVNNAVGGSAMAIMMTGMGDDGTIAMKELHDNGAYTVAQNEESCVVFGMPMKAIQAGAVKDIVHLDEIADYIIEFSKGRRK, encoded by the coding sequence TTGTATACAGTTTTAGTGATAGATGATTCTCCTTCAATGAGAAGAATCATAAAAGATATGATTAACTCTATTGACGAATTTGAAGTTGTTTGTGTTGCAACAGATGCTTATGATGCAAGAGAAAAAATCAAGGAATATGAACCTGATTTGGTTACAATAGATATTAATATGCCCAAAATGGACGGTGTTACATTTTTAAGAAATTTAATGAGACTTCACCCTATGCCGGCTGTTGTTATTTCAGGTGAAAGTGTAAGAGGGAATGATATTTTTGATGATGGTGCTGTAGGTTTTATTCCTAAACCTGAGACAGGTGAATCGATGAATTCATTTCAAGAAAGAATTAAAGATACGCTTTTAAATTTAACATTTTTATTAAAAAGATATACATTAAAAAAGCCTCCTGCTCTTAAAAAAAATCCTAAATCTTCATCAAATATTGAGTTCAAAATTCATCCTGATGAAGTTATACCATTAAAAGCTGCGATATTCCCTGGTATGAAGTTAATAGCAATAGGTTCTTCAACGGGAGGAGTAGAATCTTTATTAAAAGTTTTTAGAAGACTTCCAGCTGGCTTACCACCTATTTTAATAACTCAACATATTCCTTATGGTTTTTCTAATTCTTTTGCTCATAGATTAAATGATAATTCAGAAGTTATAGTTTGTGAAGCAAAAGATGGAATGATTTTAGAAAGAGGTCATGGTTATTTAGCTCCGGGAAATATGCATTTAACAATTGAAAAGTATGCAAATGAATATAGAACAAAACTTTTGGATACAAAAAAAGTTAGTCAACATAAACCAAGTGTTGATGTTTTATTTAGATCAGTTAATAATGCAGTTGGTGGTAGTGCTATGGCTATCATGATGACAGGAATGGGTGATGATGGAACAATTGCAATGAAAGAGCTTCATGATAACGGTGCATATACAGTTGCACAAAACGAAGAGAGTTGTGTTGTTTTTGGAATGCCGATGAAAGCCATTCAAGCAGGTGCAGTAAAAGACATAGTTCATTTAGATGAAATTGCTGATTATATAATTGAATTCTCAAAAGGAAGAAGGAAATAG
- the gmtY gene encoding gamma-mobile-trio recombinase GmtY — translation MNKQNNSPKFHTVVTINVRTEFITRNFKVIFTNNGIFYPLLDYFINNQFKSISWQNNATYIVGLFIDYIFVNKNFDLNNDRNRKIYFMPNFIKLLQNGSITNEGEDSLELFWFPKKISRVNSLINVLYSFLDWYYKKSRNKDSIFVKDYNDLSMNEKILYLRHWNNKRQTSLLSHIKTLDKNPSAIYEINKKVNFFKSEIYDIKYFDNSKIIDLLFTGFKRGSDSYDIRNIMITILMHFGGTRLSEPFHLFVNDVMEDPNNPGCALVKLYHPEDGYITYFDKYTNKTVELTRKEYLQKKYNLTPRNLQTGTNHAGWKDLALDKTGKFNYAIVYWFPTWAGKLFWDLYKKYIMEIRPKNLYNPYLFVSTHHKSFGLPYTINAFRDSHKNAIKKIKLHYKKEFGTTPHSHRHAYGQNLHNSGLSKNIIQKALHHKSPFSQMVYTLPSVEKINQVLNEASNNINEQIFIEKNNENFFENLKEKFLR, via the coding sequence ATGAATAAACAAAATAATTCTCCCAAATTTCATACTGTTGTTACTATAAATGTTAGAACAGAATTTATTACTAGAAATTTTAAAGTAATATTTACTAATAATGGTATTTTTTATCCTTTGCTTGACTATTTTATTAATAATCAATTTAAAAGTATTTCTTGGCAAAATAATGCAACATATATAGTTGGTTTATTTATTGATTATATTTTTGTGAACAAGAATTTTGATTTAAATAATGATAGAAATAGAAAAATCTATTTTATGCCAAATTTTATTAAATTATTACAAAATGGTAGTATTACGAATGAAGGTGAAGATTCTTTAGAATTATTTTGGTTTCCTAAAAAAATTTCTAGAGTTAATTCATTAATAAATGTACTTTATAGTTTTTTAGATTGGTACTATAAAAAGAGTAGAAATAAAGATAGTATTTTTGTTAAAGATTATAACGATTTATCAATGAATGAGAAAATATTATATCTTAGACATTGGAATAATAAAAGGCAAACCTCATTATTAAGCCATATAAAAACTTTGGATAAGAATCCTTCAGCTATATATGAAATTAACAAAAAAGTTAATTTTTTTAAATCAGAAATATATGATATTAAATATTTTGATAACAGTAAAATAATAGATTTATTATTTACGGGATTTAAAAGAGGTTCTGATTCATATGATATAAGAAATATTATGATTACTATATTAATGCATTTTGGAGGAACAAGATTATCTGAGCCTTTTCATTTATTTGTTAATGATGTTATGGAAGATCCAAATAATCCAGGATGTGCATTAGTAAAATTATATCATCCAGAAGATGGTTATATAACTTATTTTGATAAATACACTAATAAAACTGTTGAATTAACAAGAAAAGAATATTTACAAAAGAAATACAATCTGACACCTAGAAATTTACAAACAGGAACAAATCATGCTGGCTGGAAAGATTTAGCACTGGATAAAACAGGGAAATTTAATTATGCTATAGTTTATTGGTTTCCAACTTGGGCAGGTAAATTATTTTGGGATTTATATAAAAAATATATAATGGAAATACGACCTAAAAATTTATATAATCCATATTTATTTGTTAGCACTCATCATAAAAGTTTTGGATTACCATATACAATTAATGCTTTTAGAGATTCTCATAAAAATGCTATAAAAAAAATCAAATTACATTATAAAAAAGAATTTGGAACAACACCTCATTCTCATAGACATGCATATGGTCAAAATTTACATAATAGTGGTCTTTCTAAAAACATCATTCAAAAAGCCCTACATCATAAATCACCATTTAGTCAAATGGTATATACATTACCTTCTGTTGAAAAAATTAATCAAGTATTAAATGAAGCAAGCAATAATATAAATGAACAAATATTTATAGAAAAAAACAATGAAAATTTTTTTGAAAATTTAAAGGAGAAGTTTCTTAGATGA